In Vibrio syngnathi, the following proteins share a genomic window:
- a CDS encoding isoamylase early set domain-containing protein, producing the protein MINKRFFKTKDEVEVTFELEAQEANSVSIVADFLDWKATPMKKLAKGKVYKFKTRLPKDGEFQFRYLVDDQQWVNDANADRYIPNEFGEDNCLVSTVNA; encoded by the coding sequence ATGATTAATAAACGTTTTTTTAAGACGAAAGATGAAGTTGAAGTGACCTTCGAGCTAGAAGCTCAAGAAGCGAACTCTGTATCCATCGTTGCTGACTTTCTTGATTGGAAAGCCACCCCAATGAAAAAACTGGCCAAAGGGAAGGTTTACAAGTTTAAAACTCGCTTACCTAAAGATGGCGAGTTTCAATTTCGCTATCTAGTTGATGACCAACAATGGGTGAACGATGCGAATGCTGATCGTTATATTCCGAATGAATTTGGTGAAGATAATTGCTTGGTATCGACAGTTAACGCTTAG
- a CDS encoding peptidoglycan DD-metalloendopeptidase family protein codes for MYSKIFSSPFAELSSVKKAAILGLPLIAAIGVALQYSQSNLTKTIDLDLPDSTVIESILSPSSTTVIEPPTFEYQIQSGDNLSSIFTQLGFSYNSMMSVMETDLNFLALDTLRPGNTLRFWRDEETGNLSKMELQFSIADKVVYRLLDDGSYEFEDISIPGEWKQKPLVGDIHGSFSMSANKVGLNSIEIDHIVTLLKDKLNFSRDLRAGDQFEVLQKAQFVDGVATGKREIEAIKIMNRNRVVSAYLHTDGQYYDANGDSLQRAFQRYPVSRGWRQSSQFNPKRLHPVTGRVSPHNGTDFATPIGTPVQATGDGKVIMTRKHPYAGNYVVIQHGSTYKTRYLHLSKILVRKGQTVSRGQRIGLSGKTGRVTGAHLHYELIERGRPVNAMKANIPMADSVPKKEKATFVAARDKADKLLKKALETQSNNS; via the coding sequence GTGTATTCAAAAATATTTTCCTCTCCGTTTGCTGAGCTTTCATCTGTAAAAAAAGCAGCAATTTTAGGACTGCCACTTATTGCTGCGATTGGTGTTGCTCTGCAATATTCACAATCGAATCTGACGAAAACAATCGATCTTGATTTACCAGACTCAACCGTTATTGAGTCCATTCTGTCACCTTCTTCTACTACCGTTATTGAGCCACCGACGTTTGAATATCAAATTCAATCTGGCGATAACTTAAGTAGCATCTTCACTCAGCTTGGGTTTTCTTATAACTCGATGATGAGCGTGATGGAAACCGATTTGAACTTCCTTGCGTTAGACACGCTTCGTCCGGGTAATACATTGCGTTTTTGGCGTGATGAGGAGACCGGCAACCTTTCTAAAATGGAGCTTCAATTTAGTATTGCGGACAAAGTAGTTTATCGACTGCTTGATGACGGCAGCTACGAATTTGAAGACATTTCTATTCCGGGTGAATGGAAGCAAAAGCCTTTAGTGGGTGATATTCACGGCAGTTTCTCTATGTCAGCGAACAAAGTTGGCCTGAACAGTATTGAGATTGACCATATTGTGACACTTCTTAAAGATAAGCTGAATTTCAGCCGAGACCTACGCGCTGGCGATCAGTTTGAAGTGCTTCAAAAAGCGCAATTTGTTGATGGCGTCGCAACTGGGAAACGTGAAATCGAAGCGATCAAGATCATGAACCGTAACCGTGTTGTGTCAGCGTATCTACACACTGACGGACAATATTACGATGCCAATGGCGATAGCTTACAACGTGCTTTCCAACGTTACCCTGTGAGTAGGGGCTGGCGTCAAAGCTCTCAGTTTAATCCTAAGCGCTTACACCCTGTTACAGGTCGAGTCTCTCCGCATAACGGCACAGATTTCGCGACGCCAATTGGTACACCGGTTCAAGCAACGGGTGATGGTAAAGTTATCATGACTCGTAAGCACCCATATGCTGGCAACTACGTGGTGATTCAGCATGGCAGCACATACAAAACGCGCTACCTACACTTGAGTAAGATCCTCGTTCGTAAAGGACAAACGGTATCTCGTGGTCAGCGTATTGGCTTATCAGGTAAAACGGGCCGAGTTACGGGGGCGCACTTGCATTACGAATTGATCGAACGTGGTCGTCCTGTCAATGCAATGAAAGCGAATATTCCGATGGCCGATTCCGTACCTAAAAAGGAAAAAGCGACGTTTGTCGCCGCTAGAGATAAAGCCGACAAGCTATTAAAGAAAGCTTTAGAAACACAATCGAATAATAGTTAA
- a CDS encoding YjiH family protein, translating into MSNNTNTAHPEKSKGSFWVFLIPSLIGLFLFMAPISYQGDLTIPVAILAKSIQAVFGESLVTIITAIVAFMSVASVLSTLFKPKLITSNSFLNGLFNPTPLWLLVRIIGGAAAFMAFFQVGPEFIWEENTGGLVLEGLLPTLFSVFIFAGLLLPLLLNFGLLELFGTLLSKVMRPIFNLPGRSAIDCMASWLGDGSVGILLTSKQYEQKFYTQREAAVVGTTFSAVSITFSLVVIAQVELEHLFLPFYAAICLAGIVAAVIIPRLPPLSMKKDTFIDGTKPHNDADAIPAGHSTFSWGLELAVNKASQVKSAKSVLGEGIRNAVDMVFGVLPVVMGLGTMALVIAEYTSVFSFLGQPFIPFLELLGVPEAVAASETIVVGFADMFIPAILAASIDNEMTRFVIAAMSVTQLIYMSEVGALLLGSKIPVNILELFIIFILRTLITLPVIAGVAHLIF; encoded by the coding sequence ATGTCTAACAACACGAATACTGCTCATCCAGAGAAATCTAAAGGCAGTTTCTGGGTTTTCTTAATCCCATCTCTGATTGGTTTATTCCTTTTCATGGCGCCAATTAGCTACCAAGGTGATCTCACGATCCCTGTCGCTATTCTAGCCAAATCAATTCAAGCGGTTTTCGGTGAGTCTCTAGTTACTATTATCACTGCAATCGTTGCCTTCATGTCTGTAGCTTCCGTTTTAAGCACTCTTTTCAAGCCTAAATTGATTACATCGAACTCATTTTTAAACGGTCTTTTCAATCCAACTCCACTGTGGTTGTTGGTTCGTATTATCGGTGGTGCTGCAGCATTCATGGCTTTCTTCCAAGTCGGCCCTGAATTTATCTGGGAAGAAAACACCGGTGGCCTCGTGCTAGAAGGCCTTCTTCCGACTCTATTTTCAGTATTCATCTTTGCGGGTTTGTTACTGCCACTCCTACTTAACTTTGGTTTGCTAGAACTGTTTGGCACCTTACTAAGTAAAGTGATGCGCCCAATTTTTAACCTACCGGGTCGTAGTGCTATCGATTGTATGGCTTCTTGGTTAGGTGACGGCAGTGTCGGTATCCTACTTACAAGCAAACAGTACGAGCAGAAATTCTACACCCAGCGTGAAGCAGCGGTAGTTGGCACGACTTTCTCTGCAGTATCTATCACGTTCAGCCTTGTTGTGATTGCTCAAGTAGAGCTAGAGCACCTATTCCTACCTTTCTACGCTGCAATCTGCTTAGCAGGTATTGTGGCCGCGGTAATCATCCCTCGCCTTCCGCCATTAAGCATGAAGAAAGATACCTTTATTGATGGCACAAAGCCTCACAACGATGCTGATGCAATCCCAGCAGGTCACTCGACTTTCTCTTGGGGTCTTGAACTCGCGGTAAATAAGGCTTCTCAAGTAAAGTCTGCTAAATCTGTATTGGGTGAAGGCATTCGTAACGCAGTCGACATGGTATTTGGCGTTCTACCTGTTGTAATGGGTCTAGGTACGATGGCATTAGTTATTGCAGAATACACCTCTGTGTTCTCATTCTTAGGTCAGCCTTTCATTCCATTCCTTGAGCTACTTGGTGTACCAGAGGCGGTTGCAGCATCTGAAACCATTGTTGTTGGTTTTGCGGACATGTTCATCCCTGCGATCCTTGCCGCTTCTATCGACAACGAGATGACTCGCTTTGTGATTGCAGCAATGTCGGTAACTCAATTAATCTACATGTCTGAAGTAGGTGCTCTGCTTCTAGGCAGTAAGATTCCAGTGAACATCCTTGAACTGTTTATTATCTTTATTCTGCGTACTTTAATTACCCTGCCAGTTATCGCTGGCGTGGCACACCTAATATTCTAA
- a CDS encoding GFA family protein yields the protein MQTIKGFSIIINTGLTRSGAWMDINHIKDRNIRSCECRCGAVNLVCRGEPQRTSVCHCYECQKRTGSVFGVQARFPIEQVTLNGEVTSFSRISDTGSEVTYQFCPKCGTTMLLQSVATADFYVVPLGLFKEQDFPLPSFSVYEERKHGWVKFDHQMSHYN from the coding sequence GTGCAGACCATAAAGGGCTTTAGTATAATTATCAATACAGGGTTAACCAGAAGTGGAGCATGGATGGATATCAATCATATTAAAGATAGAAATATCAGAAGTTGCGAATGCCGCTGTGGAGCAGTCAATTTAGTCTGCAGAGGCGAGCCTCAGCGCACCTCCGTATGCCATTGTTATGAATGTCAGAAGCGCACCGGAAGTGTGTTCGGGGTTCAGGCTCGATTTCCCATAGAACAAGTGACACTCAACGGAGAGGTCACCTCCTTTTCACGCATCAGTGATACGGGCAGTGAAGTCACCTATCAATTTTGCCCTAAGTGCGGCACCACTATGCTTTTGCAGTCAGTTGCCACCGCCGATTTTTATGTCGTCCCGCTCGGATTATTTAAAGAGCAAGACTTTCCGCTACCAAGCTTTTCAGTCTACGAAGAACGTAAACACGGTTGGGTAAAATTCGATCATCAAATGAGTCATTACAACTAG
- a CDS encoding YoaK family protein yields MISKLPRWVEYGALLLAGLAGSVNAIGLLGFQHQAISHISGTMSLLGSSLLTPTSASMHLLLIIMSFMLGAAFSGFFIENQALKLGRRYGVALCIEGGLLFLALWALLQGYTSGQYFASAACGLQNAMITTYSGAIIRTTHMSGIITDLGIMIGARLKGMPFDRRKAKLLMFIVVGFLFGGLSGACLFQRFEILALAFPASFAFIIAFSYWLYLTYRTEASVNL; encoded by the coding sequence ATGATTTCTAAGCTACCTCGCTGGGTTGAATACGGCGCCTTACTGTTAGCGGGCCTTGCTGGCAGCGTTAATGCTATTGGTTTACTCGGCTTCCAACATCAAGCTATCTCCCATATTTCAGGCACCATGTCTTTACTTGGCAGTAGCCTTCTCACGCCGACTTCAGCTTCTATGCACCTCCTACTAATCATTATGAGCTTTATGCTAGGTGCTGCGTTCAGCGGGTTCTTTATTGAAAACCAAGCACTGAAATTAGGACGTCGTTACGGCGTTGCTCTGTGTATTGAAGGTGGGCTGCTGTTTCTTGCGCTTTGGGCACTGTTACAAGGTTACACGTCAGGCCAATACTTCGCTTCAGCCGCGTGTGGTTTACAGAACGCGATGATAACAACCTATAGCGGGGCAATCATTCGTACCACACACATGAGCGGGATCATCACCGATCTTGGGATCATGATTGGCGCACGCTTAAAGGGGATGCCTTTTGACCGCCGTAAAGCCAAACTGCTGATGTTCATCGTTGTTGGCTTCCTGTTTGGTGGTTTAAGTGGTGCTTGCCTATTCCAGCGCTTTGAAATTTTGGCACTGGCATTCCCCGCCTCTTTCGCGTTCATTATCGCGTTTAGCTACTGGCTCTACCTGACTTATCGAACTGAAGCCTCAGTAAATTTATAA